CGCCCCGGGCGGCTCCCAGGAGGCGCAGGTCGATGTGTCGCTGGCGTATGACTTCACGCAGCCCGGCACGTACCGCATCGCGTTCCGGGGCACCTTGATGGACCTGGTCACGTCCCAGACGGACGTGCCCCGGAAGATGGACGCGTTCCAGTCCGTCGAGCTCCGCTGCCCGGCGGTCGAGACGGTGCTCACCGCCGGTTGAGAAGAAACGGGGCGCGCCCAGCGTCCGCGCGCCCCTGCCACATCACTTCTGGGACTGGGCCGTCGGGTAGCAGTCCGGCGGCCGGAGGTTCGCGTCCGTCCCCGTGGGGAAAGGCTCGAGGCAGCCGCCAGGGTCCGGGCAGAAGCCGCAGTCCTCGGTGCACGAGAAGCAGCTCTCGTTCTGGCCGCAGATGCCATCTCCGCAGACCGAACAGGTGCCACAGTCCTGGGAGCACGAGTCACAGCTCTCGTTCCACCAGTTGCAGATACCGTCCCCACAGACCGTCGGACGCGCGCAGTTCACCGGCTGGTAAGCGCCTCCATTGCCCGTGTAGGCGTACGTGTCCATGGTCCCATGGCCATCGACGGCGCCGAAGAGCCCACTGTCCGAACGCGCCACCGCCAGGTACGTCCCCTGCGGCACGCCCAGGGCGTCATACCAGCCGAAGCCGTGCTTCGTGCAGATGTGCTTGAAGGGAACCTGGGCAGGGAAGTTGCTCTGCACCCAGTTCACATCCCACTCGGTGAGGGTGGCGAGCTGCCACTGCTCACACTTGCCCAGGTTCTGGCACAGGGCCGAGTCGGGGCCAATCCGGATGACGATGAACCCGGTTCCCACGCAGGAGATGCCCAGGCGGAAGCGGCCCGTGTCCGGCAGGTAGACCACACGCGTGTCCGGGTTTCGGCCGTGGTAGTCCGAGGACAGGTACTGGGGCATGCCCGGTACCGTCGTCTCCGATTGACACGGTCCTGGGTAGTCATTGCTGCTGGCGGCTTGCGTAGCGGTGGCAAGCGCCGCCTCGCCTGGGGCCTCCGCCTCCTCCACCACGCCACAGCCCACCCACGAGAGGGCAGTCAAAACAACGGGAAGCCAGCACTGACGAACGGCCATGGTTCGCCTCTTTTCCTGTTTAAAACAGCTATTCATGACCGTGATACGCGAAAATTACAGCACTGTCAACCTTCGGCGGTCCTTTTACGGGTATGCGCACTGGAGAAGAGAGCGTCCCCGCTCCGAAAGAAGGCGGGTTAGCGTCCTCGGGCACAACGGCCCGAGGACGTCCCATGCCGCGGTACGAGTTCAAGGAAGGCAGTTCCAGCAAGTTCTGGGAGATCACCCTCTCCGGCAGCTCCTTCACCACCCGCTGGGGCCGCATCGGCACCGAGGGGCAGGAGAAGACCCAGCACTTCGACTCTTCAGCGGAGGCGCGAAAGGAGCACGACAAGCTCATCCGCGAGAAGGAAAAGAAGGGCTACGAGCCTGCGGGGGACGCCGGAGCGGAGGCCGGTGACGGCGAGGCCACCCCGTCCGCCACCAACCCGGCGCTGGAGGCCGCGATCCTCGCGGATCCGGACAACGTCGAGGCGTATCTCGCCTACGGCACCTGGCTGAGCGAGCAAGGCGATCCGCGAGGCGAGCTCATCGCCCTGCAGCACGCGCTGTCCCAGGCGAGCGGCACGGAGGCCAGCAACCTCAAGCGCAAGCTCACCGTGCACCTCAAGACCCACCAGGAGCTCTTCCTGGGAGAACTGGCGGAGGCGGTGGAGGACGAGGAGCTCTCGGTGGAGTGGCACCTGGGCTTCATCCGCTCCGCGCGCGTGGCCAAGAAGGACTACGACTCCACCCGGGACATTCCCGACACCGCGCTGGAGCTGCTCACGCACCCCTCGGCGAAGTTCCTCCGGGGGCTCACCATCGGCATGGCGGAGTTCGATGGTGAGAACGTCTACGACAGCGTCATCGAGAAGCTCGCCGAGGCCGGTGGCTCGAAGACGATCCAGGATCTGTTCATCGGAGACTTCCAGTACCCGGACGAGATGGAGATCTCCTGGTCCCACCTGAACGACGTGTCGCCCCTGCTCCAGGTGTTGCCGGCCCTGCGCACGCTGCGGCTGCGGGGCGCTTCGCTGGAGCTGGGGAAGCTCCACCTGCCCGAGCTGCGTGAGTTCACGGTGGAGACCGGTGGCCTGCCCCTGTCCGCGGTGAAGTCCATCGTCACGGCGAAGTGGCCCAAGCTGGAGCGGCTGGAGATCTGGTTTGGCAGCGAGAACTACGGCGCGGAAGGGGGCGTGAAGGACATCCGGCCCCTGCTCGAAGGCAAGGGCGTGCCGAACCTGAAGCGGCTGGGCCTGCGCAACTCGGAGTTCACGGACGCGCTGTGCGAGGCGCTGCCCACCGCGAAGGTGCTCCCGCAGCTGGAAACGCTGGACCTGTCCATGGGCACGATGTCCGACAAGGGCGCTGGTGTCCTGGCGGAGCACGCGGCGGCCTTCTCCCACCTGCGGGAGCTGGACGTCACGGAGAACACCCTCACCCCGGCGGGGCAGAAGCTCGTCGCGAAGCTGGCAGGCACCGTCAGCGCGGGCAACCAGCGCGAGTACGACGAGGAATACCGCTATGCGGCGGTAGGCGAGTAGCCCGCGATGGCGGTGGCCCCTCCGTTCATCCTCATCGGCAACGTGGAGAACCGCCGGGTCACCCTCTTCCAGGAAGCCTTGGCGAGCCAGGGCCTCCCCCCAGCGCACGTGGTCTCCTGGAGCGAGCTGCTCTCCCGTGAAGGGCGGCTCGAGGAACTCCCGGACACCGAGGCGATGGTCCGCATCGACTCGGCGGGAGAGAGCTGGGAGGTGGAGAAGGCCCTGCTGAAGCGCGGCTACGCGGACGCGCTGGAGCACGGGTGCTCCGTCCTGACGCCGGAGGAGGTGGACGCCCTGCCCCTGGACCTGGGGCGCATCCTCTGTCCCCGGCAGCACCACCTGGGCTTCCTGCGGGTCCTGGCGCAACTGGAAGCCCTCTTCGCGCAACGCCCCCGCTGGCGCGTGCTCCAGCCCCCGGCGGCCATCGCGGACCTCTTCGACAAGCGCATCACCTCGCGCCGCTACGCGGCCCTGGGCGTGCCCGTGCCCGAGCCGTTGGAGGGCGTCACGGACGTGGCGTCCCTCCGGGCCCGGATGCAGGAAGCCGGCTGCCGCGAGGTGTTCGTGAAGGTGTCGTGCGGCTCGTCCGCCTCGTGCCTGGCCATCTTCCGGCGGGGGCGCTCCACGGAGTCGCTGGTCACCACCATCGAGCAGGCGGAGACGGGCTGGTACAACTCGCTGAAGGTGCGCCGCATTCAGGAGCCCCGGCGCGTGGACGAGGTGCTGACGTTCCTGCTGCGGGAGGGCTCCCAAATCGAGCGCTCGATTCCCAAGGCCCGGCTGGGCGGAGACTTCTTCGACTGCCGGGTGCTGATGGTGCGCGGTGAGCCAGCCTTCACGGTGGTGCGCCAGAGCCACCGGCCCATCACCAACCTGCACCTGGGCGGCTGGCGCGGGGACCTGGAGGACTTCCGCGCGGCGGTGCCCCCGAACCGGCTCGCGGATGCGATGGAGAGCTGCCGCACCGTGGCGCGCGCGCACGGCTGCCTGCACGTGGGCATCGACCTCATGT
The sequence above is a segment of the Stigmatella aurantiaca genome. Coding sequences within it:
- a CDS encoding WGR domain-containing protein — encoded protein: MPRYEFKEGSSSKFWEITLSGSSFTTRWGRIGTEGQEKTQHFDSSAEARKEHDKLIREKEKKGYEPAGDAGAEAGDGEATPSATNPALEAAILADPDNVEAYLAYGTWLSEQGDPRGELIALQHALSQASGTEASNLKRKLTVHLKTHQELFLGELAEAVEDEELSVEWHLGFIRSARVAKKDYDSTRDIPDTALELLTHPSAKFLRGLTIGMAEFDGENVYDSVIEKLAEAGGSKTIQDLFIGDFQYPDEMEISWSHLNDVSPLLQVLPALRTLRLRGASLELGKLHLPELREFTVETGGLPLSAVKSIVTAKWPKLERLEIWFGSENYGAEGGVKDIRPLLEGKGVPNLKRLGLRNSEFTDALCEALPTAKVLPQLETLDLSMGTMSDKGAGVLAEHAAAFSHLRELDVTENTLTPAGQKLVAKLAGTVSAGNQREYDEEYRYAAVGE
- a CDS encoding STM4014 family protein, translated to MAVAPPFILIGNVENRRVTLFQEALASQGLPPAHVVSWSELLSREGRLEELPDTEAMVRIDSAGESWEVEKALLKRGYADALEHGCSVLTPEEVDALPLDLGRILCPRQHHLGFLRVLAQLEALFAQRPRWRVLQPPAAIADLFDKRITSRRYAALGVPVPEPLEGVTDVASLRARMQEAGCREVFVKVSCGSSASCLAIFRRGRSTESLVTTIEQAETGWYNSLKVRRIQEPRRVDEVLTFLLREGSQIERSIPKARLGGDFFDCRVLMVRGEPAFTVVRQSHRPITNLHLGGWRGDLEDFRAAVPPNRLADAMESCRTVARAHGCLHVGIDLMYEEHFTGHRVLEANAFGDLLPRLWRDGLSVYEWEIREALREA